From Treponema sp. OMZ 787:
AAAAAGGCATCATCATCGGGGTAATTGTTATTGCTCTGGTGCTGATTGTCGTTCTCAGTAGATGGTCTTCAAAACCGACATCGGTACCGGTAATAGACATGGCAATAACCGATGTTGATCTGCGGGATAGAATTATCTTGCGAATTAATGAAGAAAACGTAAAAACTACACTCTCTTCCGATGGTGTAATCTCAGTTGCCGATGAAGCAACTGCGAGAAGAATGAGGGCCATCTTGATGCGTGAAGACTTGATACCTAACAATACAAGTCCTTGGGCTTTCTTCGATGTTGAAAGATATTCCCGCACCGATTTTGATAGGGAGATTGATTTACGCCGTGCCATTACCGAAGAAGTCAGAAGGCACTTAAAAGCCTTAGACGATATTGATGATGCAAATGTTATTATCCGTATTCCGGAAAAAGCCTTATTCGAATCGGAACAGCTTCCTGCAACAGCAACCGTCGTGATTTATCCTGCACCCGGAAGCGATATATCTTCTAACCGCAAAAAAATAGAGGGTATTCAAAAAATGCTTAGGCTTGCGGTTCCCGGATTAAAAGATGAAGATATTACGATAACCGATAGCTCCGGTCTTACCTTAAATGATTTTGAAGGCAGGAAAGATGCTGATCGTTTAACTTTAATTGAAAAGCAGCAGAAATTTATTTCTAAACTTGAAAGACAATACGGAGCCAACATATTGATACCCTTACAAAAAATATACGGAGAAGACAGAGTTAGGGATATAAATGTTAAGATCGATATGGATATGTCGGAGCGTTCTGCCGACACAACAGAAATACGGCCTATAGTTATCAAACCTGACAATCCTGAAACTTCTTATGACGACTCGGAAGTTGTAAAATCGGTTACTGTAAGCTCTGAAAATGCAACGACAATTTGGGAAGGCAGCGGAATCAATCCCCAAGGAACTACCGGTACTGAAGGGCAAACGGCTCCTTCGTATCAGGATACAAGAAATCTAGTCGGCCGTTCGACTCAGACAATTACAAAAGAAAATCATCTTGTAAGCTCAAGCCAGATAAAAGAGACCTTTCTTCCTAAGATGGGAAGAAGGACAGTATCCGTAAACATAGACGGTCTTTGGGTAAAGAAAAAAGATGTTAACGGAAAATATATTATTAAAAACGGAATGGTCGAGAGAGAATATAAACCTCTTTCAGCTGAAGATATAAAACAAGCCGAAAAAATAATAAAAGATGCCATCGGATTTGATGCAAGTAGAAAAGATTCTGTAAGCGTTTTGAATGTT
This genomic window contains:
- the fliF gene encoding flagellar basal-body MS-ring/collar protein FliF, coding for MNEKLNNLKTKFGTLWGKWTKLQKGIIIGVIVIALVLIVVLSRWSSKPTSVPVIDMAITDVDLRDRIILRINEENVKTTLSSDGVISVADEATARRMRAILMREDLIPNNTSPWAFFDVERYSRTDFDREIDLRRAITEEVRRHLKALDDIDDANVIIRIPEKALFESEQLPATATVVIYPAPGSDISSNRKKIEGIQKMLRLAVPGLKDEDITITDSSGLTLNDFEGRKDADRLTLIEKQQKFISKLERQYGANILIPLQKIYGEDRVRDINVKIDMDMSERSADTTEIRPIVIKPDNPETSYDDSEVVKSVTVSSENATTIWEGSGINPQGTTGTEGQTAPSYQDTRNLVGRSTQTITKENHLVSSSQIKETFLPKMGRRTVSVNIDGLWVKKKDVNGKYIIKNGMVEREYKPLSAEDIKQAEKIIKDAIGFDASRKDSVSVLNVMVDRSSQFELEDREYFKSQQRQLIFLLSLAGIALVLLLFILYRIISRELERRKRLREEELLRQAQLERERMLYDQQMADADVSMTVEERRRQELQENAINMAREHPEDVALLIRTWLMEE